In the genome of Tamandua tetradactyla isolate mTamTet1 unplaced genomic scaffold, mTamTet1.pri scaffold_73_ctg1, whole genome shotgun sequence, one region contains:
- the LOC143673286 gene encoding uncharacterized protein LOC143673286 isoform X4 has product MQGRCVCGPESKCEGRSVLAIQNHEVDIVWKQWDQGCIEEDLASVIPASYSLVILSWIECQNVSPKPDTPQKTATVCMLGWPWKMQGPLWTGP; this is encoded by the exons ATGCAAGGCCGGTGTGTCTGTG GTCCGGAGAGCAAGTGTGAAGGCCGGAGCGTCCTGGCCATCCAGAACCATGAA GTTGATATCGTTTGGAAGCAGTGGGATCAAGGATGCATAGAAGAGGACCTGGCATCTGTCATCCCGGCGTCATATTCCTTGGTGATTCTCTCGTGGATTGAATGTCAGAATGTCAGCCCCAAACCTGATACCCCTCAGAAGACGGCCACAGTGTGCATGTTGGGATGGCCGTGGAAGATGCAGGGACCACTGTGGACAG
- the LOC143673286 gene encoding uncharacterized protein LOC143673286 isoform X3, which yields MQGRCVCGPESKCEGRSVLAIQNHEVDIVWKQWDQGCIEEDLASVIPASYSLVILSWIECQNVSPKPDTPQKTATVCMLGWPWKMQGPLWTGQS from the exons ATGCAAGGCCGGTGTGTCTGTG GTCCGGAGAGCAAGTGTGAAGGCCGGAGCGTCCTGGCCATCCAGAACCATGAA GTTGATATCGTTTGGAAGCAGTGGGATCAAGGATGCATAGAAGAGGACCTGGCATCTGTCATCCCGGCGTCATATTCCTTGGTGATTCTCTCGTGGATTGAATGTCAGAATGTCAGCCCCAAACCTGATACCCCTCAGAAGACGGCCACAGTGTGCATGTTGGGATGGCCGTGGAAGATGCAGGGACCACTGTGGACAG
- the LOC143673286 gene encoding uncharacterized protein LOC143673286 isoform X2 has translation MQGRCVCGPESKCEGRSVLAIQNHEVDIVWKQWDQGCIEEDLASVIPASYSLVILSWIECQNVSPKPDTPQKTATVCMLGWPWKMQGPLWTVYNS, from the exons ATGCAAGGCCGGTGTGTCTGTG GTCCGGAGAGCAAGTGTGAAGGCCGGAGCGTCCTGGCCATCCAGAACCATGAA GTTGATATCGTTTGGAAGCAGTGGGATCAAGGATGCATAGAAGAGGACCTGGCATCTGTCATCCCGGCGTCATATTCCTTGGTGATTCTCTCGTGGATTGAATGTCAGAATGTCAGCCCCAAACCTGATACCCCTCAGAAGACGGCCACAGTGTGCATGTTGGGATGGCCGTGGAAGATGCAGGGACCACTGTGGACAG